Proteins encoded in a region of the Rubrobacter aplysinae genome:
- a CDS encoding AbrB/MazE/SpoVT family DNA-binding domain-containing protein, whose protein sequence is MAEKRQLKRIGGSLMVSLPPEALAGARLSEGSEVRVRTEAGQVILEPVAPAPSDDLVAFAERFMDRYEAAFRELSDR, encoded by the coding sequence ATGGCCGAGAAGCGTCAGCTAAAGAGGATCGGGGGCTCGCTGATGGTCAGCCTGCCGCCGGAGGCCCTCGCGGGGGCGAGGCTCTCCGAGGGCTCCGAGGTACGGGTAAGAACCGAAGCTGGTCAGGTGATTTTGGAGCCCGTTGCGCCAGCCCCTTCTGATGATCTGGTGGCTTTCGCCGAGAGGTTCATGGACCGTTACGAAGCGGCTTTCCGCGAGCTCTCCGACAGGTAG
- a CDS encoding type II toxin-antitoxin system death-on-curing family toxin — protein MEGVRPTVGEVLFLHSVVIGTHGGSEGVRDVGALEAAVHRPWGASFGREHFESAWSRAAALTESIIKRHPFVDGNKRTGVFAGVRLLDLAGYELVATDEELVRLAVGVAERKMDIEKISQWFADHTAANQ, from the coding sequence TTGGAGGGAGTACGGCCGACGGTCGGAGAGGTGCTTTTTCTGCACTCGGTCGTGATCGGCACCCACGGGGGCTCAGAGGGAGTCAGGGACGTAGGGGCGCTTGAGGCTGCGGTCCATAGGCCATGGGGCGCGTCGTTCGGTCGGGAGCACTTTGAGAGCGCGTGGAGCAGGGCTGCGGCGCTGACAGAGAGCATTATCAAGCGGCATCCGTTTGTGGATGGCAATAAACGCACTGGGGTGTTTGCCGGAGTGAGGCTTCTGGATCTGGCAGGCTATGAACTCGTGGCTACGGACGAGGAGTTGGTACGGCTAGCTGTCGGGGTAGCGGAAAGGAAGATGGACATAGAGAAGATCTCACAGTGGTTTGCCGACCACACCGCGGCGAATCAGTAG
- a CDS encoding DUF6883 domain-containing protein — MSTQGPPSEPPPVEWFASGLIPRQKLEDYLLSPDHPVGRNKFRLWNSVFGFEEDDADLLERLIREQLTQGTPEERPGKTVEEPRRLVREWEVVIPRFQGPNGEVGPVLTGWAFDPAISTDAPRLSTAQPVVD; from the coding sequence ATGAGCACCCAGGGTCCACCTTCCGAGCCGCCGCCAGTCGAGTGGTTCGCGTCCGGCCTCATCCCGCGCCAGAAGCTGGAAGACTACCTGCTTTCTCCCGACCACCCCGTCGGGCGGAACAAGTTCCGGCTATGGAACAGCGTTTTTGGCTTCGAGGAGGACGACGCCGATCTGCTGGAGCGCCTGATCCGCGAACAGCTCACGCAGGGCACGCCCGAGGAGCGCCCCGGTAAGACCGTCGAGGAGCCCAGACGCTTAGTGCGGGAGTGGGAGGTCGTCATCCCCCGATTCCAGGGACCCAACGGCGAGGTGGGGCCGGTGCTCACCGGCTGGGCCTTCGACCCTGCTATCTCTACCGATGCTCCCCGGCTTTCCACCGCACAACCAGTGGTGGACTAG
- a CDS encoding SWIM zinc finger family protein, protein MAEVSVHERARAERAMRLYNERGEEIRKVGPQTYLVPGCSADAYTVDLREETCTCPDYQQRCSEDGLLCKHIYAAVIYREKAERARRYCDYRFLELLEEDYGIRQFHLRTAFMGVPARKLDAIAVCEQATAETDDPEDAGDLIRQWAKERKVGSYHPHIIGAPPLTFGGRTGY, encoded by the coding sequence ATGGCCGAAGTGAGTGTACACGAGAGGGCCCGCGCAGAGCGGGCTATGCGCCTCTACAACGAGCGCGGAGAAGAGATCAGGAAGGTAGGCCCTCAGACCTACCTCGTCCCCGGATGCAGCGCCGATGCCTACACGGTGGATCTCCGCGAGGAGACCTGCACCTGCCCGGACTATCAGCAGAGGTGCTCCGAGGATGGGCTGCTGTGCAAGCACATCTACGCGGCCGTGATCTACCGTGAGAAGGCCGAGCGCGCCCGCCGGTACTGCGACTACCGTTTTCTCGAACTGCTCGAAGAGGACTACGGCATCAGGCAGTTTCATCTGCGGACGGCTTTCATGGGCGTACCCGCACGGAAGCTGGACGCGATAGCGGTCTGCGAGCAGGCGACCGCTGAGACCGACGACCCAGAGGACGCCGGCGACCTTATCCGGCAGTGGGCGAAGGAGCGGAAGGTTGGTAGCTACCACCCGCACATCATCGGAGCGCCGCCCTTGACCTTTGGCGGTAGGACCGGCTACTAG
- a CDS encoding Fic family protein, producing the protein MQEVQNYVRALEHGMGRLQDMPLSLRLLREMHEILMEGVRGAQRAPGEFRRVQNWIGSPGAEAGEATYVPPPPGEISSSLGKLERYIHEETRLPHLVDIALVHYQFEAVHPFLDGNGRIGRLLITLMLIERDLLPEPLLYLSAYFERHRESYYDHLLAVSRRGAWEEWLLFFLRGVVTEARDAARRAGKLFDLRESYRERFQKAGSGANVISALDHLFARPVTDIRELANALSISFEAARRLVSSLEAEGLLEEITGRRRNRVYAAQELVRVLQSPLDE; encoded by the coding sequence GTGCAGGAGGTCCAGAACTACGTGCGGGCGCTGGAGCATGGTATGGGACGGCTACAGGATATGCCGCTCTCCTTGAGGCTTCTGAGGGAGATGCACGAGATCCTGATGGAAGGCGTAAGAGGGGCGCAGCGCGCTCCGGGAGAGTTCCGCCGCGTACAGAACTGGATAGGTTCCCCGGGAGCGGAAGCGGGAGAGGCCACCTACGTGCCCCCGCCCCCGGGTGAGATCTCATCCTCTCTGGGGAAGCTTGAACGGTACATTCACGAGGAGACCAGGCTGCCGCATCTCGTGGACATCGCCCTCGTCCACTATCAGTTCGAGGCCGTACATCCCTTCCTCGACGGCAACGGCCGTATAGGGCGGCTTCTGATAACGCTCATGCTCATCGAGCGCGACCTGTTGCCCGAGCCGCTTTTGTACCTTAGCGCCTACTTCGAGCGCCACCGCGAGTCGTACTACGATCATCTGCTCGCCGTCAGCCGTAGAGGCGCCTGGGAGGAGTGGCTGCTCTTCTTTCTACGAGGCGTGGTCACCGAGGCCCGCGACGCGGCCCGGCGAGCTGGGAAGCTCTTCGATCTGCGCGAATCCTACCGGGAGCGCTTCCAGAAGGCGGGCAGCGGAGCAAACGTGATTTCGGCCCTGGACCATCTATTCGCTCGTCCTGTGACGGACATACGGGAGCTAGCCAACGCTTTGAGTATTTCTTTCGAGGCGGCGCGCCGGCTGGTGTCGTCCCTCGAGGCAGAAGGACTGCTGGAAGAGATAACTGGGCGCCGGCGGAACCGAGTCTACGCAGCCCAAGAGCTGGTACGGGTTCTCCAGAGCCCCCTGGACGAGTGA
- a CDS encoding Fic/DOC family N-terminal domain-containing protein — translation MHQEDFTPDKSGQLVSIGDRAWAFVPDPLPPDLEYSPRLIRALSEADRALGELAGLSRTLPNPYLLTRPFLRREAVLSSRIEGTQASLVDLYAFEAEPPLFGSPEQRGMCRRSRTTCGRWSMVWDGYRICRSP, via the coding sequence ATGCACCAGGAGGATTTCACACCAGACAAATCTGGACAGCTCGTATCCATCGGAGACCGGGCATGGGCCTTCGTGCCGGATCCTCTTCCACCGGATCTGGAGTACTCTCCCCGGCTAATCCGGGCTCTGTCGGAGGCCGACCGCGCTCTGGGCGAGTTGGCCGGCCTGAGCCGCACCCTGCCGAATCCCTATCTGCTGACCCGGCCCTTTCTGAGGCGCGAGGCCGTGCTCTCTTCCCGCATCGAGGGTACCCAGGCCTCGCTTGTGGACCTCTACGCCTTTGAGGCCGAGCCTCCGCTCTTCGGCTCGCCGGAGCAGAGGGGGATGTGCAGGAGGTCCAGAACTACGTGCGGGCGCTGGAGCATGGTATGGGACGGCTACAGGATATGCCGCTCTCCTTGA